One segment of Fructilactobacillus hinvesii DNA contains the following:
- a CDS encoding ABC-F family ATP-binding cassette domain-containing protein: MALLEVSNLSMSFADKQLYSNANFQLNKGEHMGVVGQNGVGKSTLIKILTGKELPVTGSVQWQKGTKIGYLDQYVDIPKGMTLIDFLHTAFADLYEMNDRMIAMYTKYAETMDDQLMEKATRLSGQLDARGFYDVETKIEQVISGLGLDEIGRDHEIAEMSGGQRSKIILAKLILEHPDVLLLDEPTNYLDTAHIKWLEDYLNSFDGAALIISHDYDFLEPVTNCIINLAFGKITKYRGDFKSAMRQRAEKEKTQQREYEKQQVEIEKAKKFIQKNKAGSRSTMAKSREKMLDRMEVIEPPKSNIKAEFAFPYSETGSQNALVVNQLSVGYEHPLLAPVTFSVDTDQKVVLQGFNGVGKSTLIKSILGIIPSLGGEANFSPSAKVSYFSQDLVWDDPNEQPMQIIQNRYPKLTQNEIRTKLAQAGLDAANAFKPIGTLSGGEQVKVKLALLEFEPSNFLILDEPSNHLDDETKESLKKAIREFPGNAIVVSHETSFAEGLADKTIDVEKLSLN; encoded by the coding sequence ATGGCACTTTTAGAAGTATCCAATTTGAGCATGAGTTTTGCGGATAAACAACTGTATTCGAATGCCAACTTTCAGTTAAATAAGGGAGAGCACATGGGAGTGGTCGGCCAAAATGGAGTGGGAAAATCCACTTTGATTAAGATTTTGACCGGCAAGGAACTCCCGGTGACCGGCTCCGTGCAGTGGCAAAAGGGCACTAAAATTGGGTATTTGGATCAGTACGTTGATATTCCCAAGGGCATGACGTTGATTGACTTTTTGCACACGGCATTTGCTGATTTGTATGAAATGAACGATCGGATGATTGCGATGTACACGAAGTACGCCGAAACGATGGACGATCAACTAATGGAAAAGGCGACCCGGCTCTCTGGTCAATTAGATGCGCGGGGCTTTTACGACGTGGAGACCAAGATTGAACAGGTCATTAGTGGATTAGGTCTCGATGAAATTGGACGTGATCACGAAATCGCTGAAATGAGTGGGGGACAACGGTCTAAGATTATTCTAGCCAAGTTGATTTTAGAGCATCCCGACGTGTTACTGTTGGATGAACCGACCAACTACTTGGATACGGCCCACATTAAGTGGCTTGAGGATTACCTGAATTCCTTTGACGGAGCCGCTCTGATTATTTCACACGACTATGACTTTTTGGAACCAGTCACCAACTGCATTATTAACCTCGCCTTTGGCAAAATTACCAAATACCGGGGTGATTTTAAGTCCGCGATGCGTCAACGAGCTGAAAAGGAAAAGACCCAGCAACGCGAATACGAAAAACAGCAGGTTGAAATTGAAAAGGCCAAAAAGTTCATTCAAAAAAATAAGGCCGGAAGCCGCTCAACCATGGCCAAGTCACGGGAAAAAATGTTGGACAGAATGGAAGTCATTGAACCACCTAAGAGTAACATTAAAGCGGAATTTGCCTTTCCTTATTCAGAAACTGGCTCACAGAATGCCCTGGTGGTTAATCAGCTCTCAGTTGGGTATGAACACCCGTTGCTAGCACCCGTAACTTTCTCCGTTGATACAGACCAAAAGGTTGTGTTACAGGGATTTAATGGAGTCGGAAAGTCGACGCTGATTAAAAGTATTTTGGGAATTATTCCGTCCCTAGGTGGGGAAGCTAATTTTTCTCCTTCGGCCAAAGTGAGTTACTTTAGCCAGGACCTGGTGTGGGATGATCCAAACGAACAGCCGATGCAGATTATTCAAAATCGCTACCCGAAGTTAACCCAAAATGAAATTCGGACCAAGTTAGCCCAAGCTGGTTTGGATGCTGCCAATGCCTTTAAACCGATTGGCACCCTGTCTGGGGGTGAACAGGTGAAAGTAAAATTAGCCTTATTGGAATTTGAACCAAGCAACTTCTTGATTCTGGACGAACCCTCCAATCACCTTGATGATGAAACGAAGGAATCACTAAAAAAAGCGATTCGAGAGTTTCCCGGTAATGCAATCGTAGTGAGTCACGAAACGAGTTTTGCCGAAGGATTGGCAGATAAGACGATTGACGTAGAAAAACTCAGCTTGAATTAA
- the add gene encoding adenosine deaminase: MLTRAEIQRFPKAELHCHLDGSIRPHTLRQIARSQGMDVEANLMELTRKMVAPKKCENLEEYLQTFDFVLPFLQTVPALQRAAYDVMEQAHQDGVVYQEIRFAPVLSTQGQLTIPETVQAVAAGMDEAYRTYGIKGNLIVCGMRTETSDEVKQDFQELTEVKDQVAGIDLAGPEVDGYVPEYEAALQEATADLNVQLTLHAGECGCAHNVVEAIQAGSQRIGHGIAANGDATAEQLLKDRHICIEGCPTSNCQTGALDRIEDYPLQRWLSQGQALCINTDNRTVSDTTLTEEYFQLSHHNGLTKEQLRLCNQTAVRHSFAYEATKAELLATITNFEAE, from the coding sequence ATGTTAACTCGAGCTGAGATTCAAAGATTCCCCAAAGCCGAACTTCATTGTCATTTGGATGGTTCCATCCGGCCTCACACCCTACGGCAAATTGCGCGGAGCCAGGGAATGGACGTAGAAGCAAACCTGATGGAGTTGACCCGAAAAATGGTGGCTCCCAAAAAGTGTGAGAACTTAGAGGAATATTTGCAAACCTTTGACTTTGTGCTACCTTTTTTACAAACGGTGCCAGCCTTACAACGGGCAGCTTACGACGTGATGGAACAAGCCCACCAGGACGGAGTGGTGTACCAAGAAATCCGCTTTGCCCCGGTTTTATCCACCCAGGGGCAACTAACAATTCCAGAAACGGTTCAGGCGGTAGCTGCCGGAATGGATGAGGCCTATCGAACCTATGGAATCAAAGGAAACTTAATTGTCTGTGGGATGCGGACGGAAACAAGTGACGAAGTTAAGCAGGACTTTCAGGAACTAACGGAGGTCAAAGATCAGGTAGCAGGAATTGATCTAGCGGGTCCAGAAGTGGATGGCTACGTGCCCGAATACGAAGCGGCATTACAGGAAGCCACGGCCGATTTAAACGTTCAACTAACCCTGCACGCGGGGGAGTGTGGTTGTGCTCATAACGTGGTAGAGGCGATTCAAGCTGGCAGTCAACGGATTGGGCACGGCATTGCTGCTAATGGTGATGCTACTGCAGAACAATTGCTTAAAGACCGGCACATTTGCATCGAAGGGTGTCCCACTAGTAACTGTCAAACCGGAGCATTAGACCGGATCGAGGACTATCCCTTACAACGGTGGCTTTCACAGGGGCAGGCGTTATGCATTAATACCGATAATCGGACCGTTTCCGATACGACCCTGACGGAAGAATACTTTCAATTATCCCATCATAATGGGTTGACCAAGGAGCAACTTCGGTTGTGCAACCAAACGGCGGTTCGCCACTCCTTTGCTTATGAAGCCACCAAGGCGGAGTTGTTAGCAACCATCACGAATTTTGAAGCCGAATAA
- a CDS encoding proline iminopeptidase-family hydrolase, whose translation MKTGTTIITLENGYHLWTNTQGTGDIHLLALHGGPGGTHEYWEDTAKQLEKQGLNVQVHMYDQLGSWYSDTPDWDDPAVANNIETYDYYVDEVEEVRQKLGLDNFYLIGQSWGGALVQMYAAKYGQHLKGAIISSMVDRISDYTDHLAQIRKEALTPDELAYMQQCEADNNYDNDRYQALVTRLNQQYVDRKQPAAIAHLVDTMSVPLYNAFQGDNEFVITGKLKDWNFTDHLKDIQVPTLVTFGEHETMPLETGKRMAQMIPNARFASTPNGGHHHMIDNAPVYYDHLASFIKDVENNQF comes from the coding sequence ATGAAAACAGGAACCACAATTATTACCCTCGAAAACGGTTACCATTTATGGACTAACACCCAGGGAACCGGTGACATTCATTTGCTCGCTTTACACGGTGGCCCAGGTGGAACCCACGAATACTGGGAAGACACGGCCAAGCAACTCGAAAAGCAAGGACTGAACGTGCAGGTCCACATGTATGATCAACTCGGTTCATGGTACTCAGATACTCCTGATTGGGACGACCCGGCCGTAGCTAACAACATTGAAACCTACGATTACTACGTCGATGAAGTTGAAGAAGTGCGCCAAAAACTGGGTCTCGACAACTTCTATCTGATTGGTCAATCTTGGGGGGGAGCGTTAGTCCAAATGTACGCTGCTAAGTACGGACAACACCTTAAGGGAGCCATCATATCATCCATGGTGGACCGCATTAGTGACTACACTGATCACCTCGCCCAAATTCGCAAGGAGGCCCTCACTCCCGATGAGTTAGCTTACATGCAACAGTGTGAAGCAGACAACAACTACGACAACGATCGTTACCAAGCTCTAGTGACCCGTTTGAACCAACAATACGTGGATAGAAAGCAACCAGCTGCCATCGCACACTTAGTAGACACGATGAGCGTTCCTCTTTACAATGCCTTTCAGGGTGATAATGAATTCGTAATTACCGGAAAATTGAAGGACTGGAACTTTACCGACCACTTAAAAGACATCCAAGTGCCAACCTTAGTGACCTTTGGTGAACACGAAACGATGCCACTGGAAACGGGAAAACGGATGGCGCAAATGATTCCCAACGCGCGGTTTGCCTCCACGCCGAACGGTGGTCACCACCACATGATTGACAATGCCCCCGTTTACTACGATCATTTAGCTAGCTTTATTAAGGACGTCGAAAACAATCAATTCTAA
- a CDS encoding cation:proton antiporter: protein MEYLGSIWMVLIAALLFGYGASRIGLPSVVGQIVAGIVIGPALLNWVKPNEILSVSADLGIILLMFLAGLECDFKQVKKYLKSATGIAVCGVVLPMLVFFGVGLLLRQGMVEALFWGVIFSATSVSISVAVLQEYGKLQSVAGAVILGAAVVDDIISIVLLSLFTSFFTGGGNIALVIGLQVVYLLFLFVMVKWVVPEIIKIGMYFHDDIALAIIGIVLCFSLAELAEVCHLSSVLGAFFAGIAVGFTPARDQIEHSTNIIGYALLIPIFFVSVGLELKLVTSWRGLLIVLLLTVVAILTKWVGCGLGARLFGFTWNDSNVIGAGMVSRGEMALIVAQVGISSHLLSNNLYSEIIFVIILTTILSPIMLKWGLKK from the coding sequence ATGGAATATTTAGGAAGCATTTGGATGGTATTAATTGCGGCGTTGCTGTTTGGTTACGGAGCGAGTCGCATCGGCTTGCCCAGCGTCGTGGGACAAATTGTGGCCGGAATTGTGATTGGGCCTGCCCTGTTGAACTGGGTTAAACCCAACGAAATTTTATCGGTCAGTGCCGACCTGGGCATTATTTTATTGATGTTTTTGGCTGGGCTTGAATGTGACTTCAAGCAGGTGAAAAAGTACCTAAAGTCTGCCACGGGAATTGCCGTGTGTGGGGTTGTTTTACCAATGTTGGTCTTTTTTGGGGTAGGGCTGTTGTTGAGACAAGGAATGGTGGAAGCCCTCTTTTGGGGAGTGATTTTTTCTGCGACATCCGTGTCGATTAGTGTAGCGGTGCTCCAAGAATACGGGAAACTGCAGTCGGTGGCCGGAGCCGTAATTTTGGGAGCCGCGGTGGTCGACGACATCATTTCGATTGTTTTATTGAGCTTATTTACCAGCTTCTTTACTGGGGGTGGCAACATTGCCCTCGTGATTGGCTTACAAGTTGTCTATCTGCTCTTCTTATTTGTGATGGTGAAGTGGGTGGTCCCAGAGATCATTAAAATCGGAATGTACTTTCATGATGACATCGCCTTAGCCATCATTGGGATTGTGCTTTGCTTTTCTTTGGCTGAACTAGCAGAAGTTTGTCACCTGAGCTCTGTGTTAGGAGCGTTCTTTGCTGGAATTGCAGTCGGCTTTACTCCAGCTCGTGACCAGATCGAACACAGTACCAACATCATTGGGTATGCGTTACTGATTCCCATTTTTTTCGTATCCGTAGGATTGGAGCTAAAACTGGTTACTAGCTGGCGCGGGCTTTTGATTGTGCTCTTGTTGACCGTGGTGGCAATCCTGACCAAGTGGGTTGGTTGCGGCCTGGGGGCCCGACTCTTTGGCTTTACCTGGAACGATAGTAATGTAATTGGAGCCGGAATGGTATCACGAGGGGAAATGGCGTTGATTGTGGCGCAGGTTGGAATTAGTAGCCATCTTCTTTCTAACAACCTGTACTCTGAAATTATTTTTGTAATCATTTTAACCACCATTTTGTCGCCAATTATGTTAAAGTGGGGGCTTAAAAAATAA
- a CDS encoding guanylate kinase, translating into MTGKTQPEHYIIVLTGPAGAGKTTVQNYLATEDGIPKIITHTTRAPRAHEQPGVHYYFETPESFAKLDLLEAVHYAGHQYGSSKEGLERAWAHHQVASIVLDTEGALTYRKRLGNQAVIIYLAVPETQELHRRMLQRGDSPAAVQQRLHSAETQRDLELPAELKDVGIYLPNQDWNQTTAQLQQIIEKLSND; encoded by the coding sequence ATGACAGGAAAAACACAACCAGAGCATTACATCATCGTACTAACGGGGCCAGCCGGCGCGGGCAAGACAACCGTACAGAACTACCTGGCAACGGAAGATGGCATTCCTAAGATTATTACCCACACGACGCGTGCTCCCCGGGCGCACGAGCAACCAGGGGTGCACTACTACTTTGAAACGCCGGAGAGCTTTGCCAAACTGGATTTATTAGAAGCGGTTCATTACGCTGGCCACCAGTATGGATCCTCAAAAGAAGGCTTAGAACGCGCTTGGGCACACCACCAGGTGGCTTCGATTGTGCTAGACACCGAAGGAGCGTTGACCTACCGAAAACGACTGGGTAATCAGGCAGTGATTATTTACCTTGCGGTTCCAGAAACACAAGAACTGCACCGCCGGATGCTACAGCGGGGTGATTCACCAGCAGCTGTGCAGCAACGGTTACATAGTGCTGAAACTCAGCGTGATTTGGAACTTCCCGCGGAATTAAAAGACGTGGGGATTTACCTGCCGAATCAGGACTGGAACCAAACGACAGCGCAATTACAGCAAATTATTGAAAAGTTAAGCAACGATTAA
- a CDS encoding DUF6681 family protein, with the protein MFSFLDAINSWLGYINIEAKTKGRIYDILSFLGELYMVYITYRFLANGFWARGLILLLVTVVLAYFLYLNTIYYFTNRTSKIDITPWIYKVLHIKPQPQAQGGTKVRNIPANGIYDNRKTMPGKLTMNATEQQFVNQLAAQLIQQGLVKADYDGQSDRELKQRLQHEPQVNAIGKGTLLPYFAMRFENGQHVVYAGVNEAHAQPVGTVTQVGLQRIDQVDANHVQIFLAAAYLTGGKFKMLGRRGVMEKNADYQIEVEIASKAAE; encoded by the coding sequence ATGTTTAGTTTTTTAGACGCGATTAACTCGTGGCTTGGTTACATCAACATTGAAGCCAAAACCAAGGGCCGGATTTACGATATCTTGTCGTTTCTAGGCGAGCTTTACATGGTCTACATTACCTACCGCTTTTTAGCCAACGGTTTTTGGGCGCGGGGCTTGATTTTACTATTGGTAACCGTGGTATTAGCCTACTTCCTCTATCTCAATACGATTTACTACTTTACGAATCGAACTTCCAAAATCGACATCACTCCGTGGATTTACAAGGTCTTGCACATTAAACCCCAACCACAGGCACAAGGGGGAACGAAGGTCCGTAATATTCCGGCTAACGGAATTTATGATAACCGCAAAACTATGCCTGGAAAGCTCACAATGAATGCCACCGAGCAGCAGTTTGTTAATCAATTAGCTGCCCAACTAATCCAACAGGGCTTGGTTAAGGCTGACTACGATGGGCAAAGTGATCGGGAATTAAAGCAACGATTACAACACGAACCCCAAGTGAATGCGATTGGGAAGGGAACCCTGCTCCCCTACTTTGCGATGCGCTTTGAAAACGGACAACACGTAGTGTACGCCGGTGTAAACGAAGCACATGCGCAACCAGTCGGGACGGTAACCCAGGTAGGATTACAACGAATTGATCAGGTTGATGCTAACCACGTTCAAATTTTTCTGGCCGCTGCGTACCTAACCGGCGGAAAATTTAAAATGTTAGGTCGGCGTGGAGTAATGGAAAAAAACGCTGACTATCAAATCGAAGTTGAAATTGCTTCTAAAGCAGCAGAATAA
- the xylB gene encoding xylulokinase, giving the protein MTECVLGVDLGTSAVKVSAVDRAGNIIAQEAFDYPLSQPQSGYSEQNPNDWVMSTTVAIVRLILDDHIDPAQITGISYSGQMHGLVLLDQDYHVLRPAILWNDTRTTAEREEIEQTMGDEFVRITGNRPLEGFTLPKLLWVKKHEPELWDKTAVFLTPKDYVRYRMTGKLGIDFSDATGTTLLDIHTNQWSQEICDRFEISDRILPPLVHSDDLVGTVTAEYAEFSGLSQDTKVFGGGADNACGALGAGILRPEVVLSSIGTSGVILKYEDHPTDAYQGQVQMEDHVVNDAYYSMGVTLAAGYSLSWYKKTFCADLTFEQMLNGAAASEIGAHGLLFTPYIVGERTPYADAEVRGSFIGVDATQTRGDFTRSVIEGVTFSFRDLLEIYRQAGAHFKRVVAIGGGAKSPLWLQMQADIFNVPVQKLENEQGPGLGATMIAAVGLGWYPDYQSCADQFVHVDQVYQPIPTNVERYNQIYALYHEVYPQTKDLTHQLQALKADH; this is encoded by the coding sequence ATGACAGAATGTGTGTTAGGAGTAGACCTGGGAACCAGTGCCGTCAAGGTTTCAGCGGTGGATCGAGCGGGAAACATTATTGCCCAAGAAGCATTTGATTACCCGCTGAGCCAACCCCAATCGGGGTATAGTGAACAGAATCCCAATGACTGGGTCATGTCAACCACGGTAGCAATTGTGCGGTTAATTTTGGATGATCACATTGATCCAGCTCAAATTACCGGGATTAGTTATTCCGGGCAAATGCACGGGCTAGTCCTATTAGACCAAGATTATCACGTGTTACGACCAGCAATCTTGTGGAATGATACCCGAACAACCGCAGAACGTGAAGAAATCGAACAAACGATGGGAGACGAATTCGTCCGGATTACCGGGAACCGGCCGCTTGAGGGATTTACCTTGCCCAAGTTACTGTGGGTTAAAAAACACGAACCAGAACTCTGGGACAAAACCGCTGTTTTCTTGACGCCCAAAGATTACGTTCGCTACCGGATGACCGGAAAGTTGGGAATCGATTTTTCGGATGCAACCGGAACCACGCTGTTAGACATTCACACGAACCAGTGGAGTCAGGAAATCTGTGACCGGTTTGAAATTTCGGACCGGATCTTACCACCGTTAGTCCATTCAGACGATTTAGTCGGGACCGTTACGGCAGAATACGCAGAGTTTTCGGGATTAAGTCAGGACACGAAGGTCTTTGGAGGTGGAGCCGATAATGCCTGTGGAGCTTTAGGAGCAGGAATTTTACGTCCGGAAGTGGTGTTATCTAGCATCGGGACGTCAGGCGTGATTTTAAAGTATGAAGATCACCCCACGGATGCCTACCAGGGACAGGTGCAAATGGAAGACCACGTGGTGAACGATGCCTACTACTCGATGGGAGTGACGTTGGCGGCCGGTTATTCCTTGAGTTGGTATAAAAAGACGTTTTGTGCGGATCTTACCTTTGAGCAGATGCTTAACGGAGCGGCTGCTTCAGAAATTGGAGCCCACGGACTCCTCTTTACGCCGTACATCGTTGGCGAACGGACACCGTACGCGGATGCCGAGGTACGGGGCAGTTTCATCGGAGTGGATGCGACCCAAACGCGGGGCGATTTTACCCGGTCCGTGATTGAAGGGGTAACCTTTAGTTTTCGGGATCTACTGGAGATTTACCGGCAGGCCGGCGCACATTTCAAGCGCGTGGTGGCAATTGGCGGGGGTGCGAAGAGCCCACTGTGGTTGCAGATGCAGGCTGATATTTTTAACGTTCCGGTGCAAAAATTGGAAAACGAGCAGGGCCCCGGTTTAGGGGCTACCATGATTGCTGCCGTTGGTTTAGGTTGGTATCCTGATTACCAAAGTTGTGCCGATCAATTTGTCCACGTAGATCAAGTTTACCAACCAATTCCGACTAACGTCGAACGGTACAATCAAATTTACGCACTGTATCACGAGGTTTATCCGCAAACGAAGGACTTGACCCATCAACTGCAAGCCTTAAAAGCAGATCATTAA
- a CDS encoding cation:proton antiporter family protein gives MNQLSLVIILLAALLIPLLLSRFKISALPTSVVEILVGIVLGPSLLNWISPHDGILSSLSSIGVIILLFLSGIEIDFDLFRPKNKNPSQLEKKARQQVSKYTPVRLAIYGYLTIVVLSFALGYLTKVTGMFSDVWLASILFMTISLGIVLAALKERSALSTPFGQTILLISALGEIVPVFGLTIYASIFGSESKSLWLILILFAVAALLLLRFHNFFDYFDKINKSTTQVDIRLAFFIIALLSVVAVTVGSEAVLGAFVGGMVYKLLKPSESTKDKLDSIGYGFFIPIFFIMSGVGLDLKKILADPKSLLLIPLILLGYLIAKVGLYPIFRLRFNRQNSIAGMALPMTTLTMVLAILSVANNMKVLTSQQSGAFLLAAIITCLIGPLAFNHFFNPKADIYHKLKVNIFGVNMATIPVAQQLEKSWYDVNVYTDKEKNFQTFNSEANVHLLPSLDVQQLIDQEYFDCDLAVFAYFDSETNYKLAKAAKHYGVKRVIARFEDRNILNKHEKELTSLGVEVYNTFAINVAMLREMIEVPSTFNMIKSNSIELHEVTLQNSQFAGTRIKDLPFGTGITVNRIFRDKQIIQPTGDTILRLGDKIIFSTDTDDSAKVREEMARLN, from the coding sequence ATGAATCAATTATCCTTAGTTATTATTTTACTGGCGGCATTATTGATTCCCTTGCTGCTCAGTCGTTTCAAAATTTCAGCCCTCCCGACTTCGGTTGTTGAAATCCTGGTCGGAATTGTGCTCGGTCCTAGTTTATTAAACTGGATCAGTCCCCATGATGGGATTTTATCGTCCCTTTCGAGCATCGGGGTCATCATCCTGCTGTTCTTAAGTGGAATTGAAATTGACTTCGATCTTTTTCGACCCAAAAACAAAAATCCCAGTCAACTCGAAAAAAAAGCGCGCCAACAAGTTTCTAAGTACACTCCCGTTCGCCTCGCAATTTACGGGTATCTAACGATTGTGGTCCTTTCCTTTGCCCTTGGCTACCTGACCAAGGTAACCGGCATGTTTAGCGACGTTTGGTTAGCTTCGATTCTCTTCATGACCATTTCTTTAGGAATCGTGTTAGCTGCCTTAAAGGAACGCAGTGCGCTCAGCACCCCCTTTGGGCAAACCATTTTGCTCATCTCCGCTTTAGGAGAAATCGTACCGGTGTTTGGGCTTACGATTTACGCCTCCATCTTTGGCTCTGAATCAAAATCGCTGTGGCTCATTTTGATTCTCTTTGCAGTTGCCGCGTTACTATTACTCCGCTTCCACAACTTCTTTGACTACTTCGATAAGATCAACAAATCCACCACTCAGGTCGACATCCGCCTAGCTTTCTTCATCATTGCTCTCCTCTCGGTCGTTGCCGTGACGGTCGGATCAGAAGCCGTGCTAGGAGCCTTCGTTGGTGGAATGGTTTACAAGCTGTTAAAACCATCCGAATCAACCAAAGACAAGTTAGATTCAATTGGTTACGGGTTCTTTATCCCCATCTTCTTCATCATGAGTGGGGTCGGCCTTGACCTAAAAAAAATTCTGGCAGATCCAAAGTCCTTGTTGTTAATCCCGCTGATTTTATTAGGCTACCTCATTGCCAAAGTAGGACTCTATCCCATTTTCCGCCTACGCTTTAATCGGCAAAATTCCATTGCTGGGATGGCACTACCAATGACCACCCTAACCATGGTCTTAGCCATCTTGAGCGTGGCAAACAACATGAAGGTCTTAACCAGTCAACAATCTGGAGCCTTTCTCTTAGCAGCAATCATCACCTGTTTAATTGGACCACTGGCGTTCAACCACTTCTTTAACCCGAAAGCTGACATTTATCACAAACTAAAGGTTAATATTTTTGGGGTTAACATGGCCACCATTCCCGTGGCCCAACAGTTGGAAAAAAGCTGGTATGACGTGAATGTTTACACCGATAAAGAAAAGAACTTCCAAACCTTTAACAGCGAAGCAAACGTTCATTTGTTGCCTAGTCTAGACGTTCAACAACTGATTGACCAAGAATACTTTGATTGTGATCTGGCGGTCTTTGCCTACTTTGATTCAGAAACCAACTACAAATTAGCCAAAGCAGCCAAGCATTACGGAGTAAAACGGGTGATTGCTCGGTTTGAAGACCGCAACATTCTCAACAAACACGAAAAGGAACTCACTAGCCTTGGCGTCGAAGTTTACAATACCTTCGCCATTAACGTTGCCATGCTGCGCGAAATGATTGAAGTGCCATCCACCTTCAACATGATTAAATCAAACAGCATCGAGCTCCACGAAGTGACCCTCCAAAACAGTCAATTTGCTGGGACCCGCATCAAAGACCTACCGTTTGGAACTGGAATCACCGTCAACCGCATCTTCCGCGACAAACAGATCATTCAACCCACCGGAGATACCATTCTGCGCCTGGGCGACAAGATTATCTTCTCAACTGATACGGATGATAGTGCTAAGGTGCGTGAGGAAATGGCCAGACTTAACTAG
- a CDS encoding D-2-hydroxyacid dehydrogenase, with product MKMIAYGIRDDEAPYLKDWEAKHPDVEVKSEAKLLDETTVKEAEGFDGAVVYQQKPYTKAVLDQLGQYGIHALSLRNVGVDNVDADAAKENDIHVTNVPAYSPSAIAELAVTEMMRLLRNTKKFEDKMRHGDLTWAPDIAEEMNQQTVGVYATGRIGREVVKIVKGFGAKVIAYDPYPNPELQKEGIYVDSPEELYANSDILTLHAPALKENDHMINDDAIAHMKPGIRIINAARGTLIDTDALIRGLDSGKIAGAALDVYEDEVGIFNTNFGSFDKIPDARLKDLMQRDNVLITPHIAFYTKVAVKNMVQFAMDANLDLLTTGKSDKEVNL from the coding sequence ATGAAGATGATTGCTTACGGAATTCGTGACGATGAAGCACCTTATTTAAAGGATTGGGAAGCAAAGCACCCAGACGTTGAGGTCAAGAGTGAAGCCAAACTGCTTGATGAAACAACGGTTAAAGAAGCTGAAGGCTTTGATGGTGCCGTTGTTTACCAACAAAAGCCTTACACGAAGGCTGTGTTGGATCAATTAGGTCAATACGGCATTCACGCCCTCTCCTTACGAAACGTCGGAGTCGACAACGTTGATGCCGATGCCGCAAAGGAAAATGACATTCACGTTACTAACGTTCCTGCTTATTCTCCATCTGCAATTGCTGAACTAGCCGTTACCGAAATGATGCGGCTCCTCAGAAATACGAAAAAATTTGAAGATAAAATGCGCCACGGTGACTTAACGTGGGCTCCAGACATTGCCGAAGAAATGAACCAACAAACCGTTGGAGTTTATGCTACCGGTCGGATTGGTCGCGAAGTAGTTAAAATCGTCAAAGGCTTTGGTGCCAAGGTGATCGCCTACGATCCATATCCTAACCCAGAGCTACAAAAAGAAGGAATTTACGTTGATTCCCCCGAGGAACTGTACGCAAACTCTGACATTTTGACGCTTCATGCTCCCGCCTTAAAAGAAAACGACCACATGATTAACGACGATGCCATCGCGCACATGAAGCCCGGAATTCGGATTATCAATGCCGCACGGGGAACTTTGATTGACACCGACGCTTTGATTCGGGGCTTAGACAGCGGCAAGATTGCCGGTGCAGCCCTTGACGTTTACGAAGACGAAGTCGGAATCTTTAACACAAACTTTGGTAGTTTTGACAAGATTCCAGACGCCCGGCTCAAAGATTTAATGCAACGTGACAACGTTTTAATTACGCCCCACATTGCCTTTTACACTAAGGTCGCCGTTAAAAACATGGTTCAATTCGCCATGGATGCTAACCTCGATTTATTAACAACTGGCAAATCTGATAAAGAAGTAAACTTATAA